In Bombus fervidus isolate BK054 chromosome 11, iyBomFerv1, whole genome shotgun sequence, a single genomic region encodes these proteins:
- the LOC139992205 gene encoding regulator of microtubule dynamics protein 1 isoform X2, producing the protein MGIWSLTKKKGDNETVITTKEVLIAKADALYEQEQYQEIHNLLINYKDSGDIEIIWRLCRAMYKLSKTVSEVDGKKLIFEAYDLILKALEIKEDNWAAHKWASILLNSKTFYEGVKAQIKESYNIKKHMLRAMELNPKEPTLMYMLGTWCYQVADLTWYQRKIASVIFGEPPSSSFEEALKYFETAEEIDPNFYSQNLLMLGKTYLKLNQKELAMKYLKMALEYPAKNEDDRDAKQEAQKLLKKF; encoded by the exons ATGGGTATTTGGAGTCTTACAAAGAAGAAGGGTGATAATGAAACAGTCATAACTACAAAAGAAGTTCTAATAGCAAAAGCCGATGCATTATACGAGCAAGAACAATACCAGGAAATACATAAccttctaataaattataaa GATAGCggtgatattgaaattatatggcGTTTGTGTAGAGCAATGTATAAATTGTCTAAGACTGTGAGTGAAGTAGacggaaagaaattaattttcgaagCTTATGATTTAATACTTAAAGCACTTGAAATAAAAGAGGATAATTGGGCTGCGCACAAATGGGCATCGATTCTTCTTAATTCTAAGACCTTTTACGAAGGAGTGAAAGCACAAATAAAagagtcatataatattaagaaacatatgctg AGAGCAATGGAACTAAATCCAAAAGAACCAACACTTATGTACATGCTTGGTACTTGGTGCTATCAAGTTGCTGATTTAACGTggtatcaaagaaaaattgcatCTGTAATATTTGGAGAACCACCATCTTCATCTTTTGAGGAagctctaaaatattttgaaaccgCAGAGGAAATTGATCCCAATTTCTATagtcaaaatttattaatgttggGCAAAACCTACTTAAAGTTAAATCAAAAAGAGCTagctatgaaatatttaaaaatggctCTTGAATATCCTGCAAAGAACGAAGATGATCGAGATGCTAAACAGGAAGCAC
- the LOC139992205 gene encoding regulator of microtubule dynamics protein 1 isoform X1, which yields MSLRRALFVMKDIKVLQRTLIHRRFQSSRKSSNRYTLTTKLCTISSFTAMGIWSLTKKKGDNETVITTKEVLIAKADALYEQEQYQEIHNLLINYKDSGDIEIIWRLCRAMYKLSKTVSEVDGKKLIFEAYDLILKALEIKEDNWAAHKWASILLNSKTFYEGVKAQIKESYNIKKHMLRAMELNPKEPTLMYMLGTWCYQVADLTWYQRKIASVIFGEPPSSSFEEALKYFETAEEIDPNFYSQNLLMLGKTYLKLNQKELAMKYLKMALEYPAKNEDDRDAKQEAQKLLKKF from the exons atgtcGCTACGGagagcgttattcgttatgaaagatataaaagtaTTACAAAGAACGCTTATTCATAGAAGATTTCAATCCTCACGAAAG AGCAGCAATCGGTACACGTTAACAACAAAATTATGTACCATATCGTCGTTCACTGCTATGGGTATTTGGAGTCTTACAAAGAAGAAGGGTGATAATGAAACAGTCATAACTACAAAAGAAGTTCTAATAGCAAAAGCCGATGCATTATACGAGCAAGAACAATACCAGGAAATACATAAccttctaataaattataaa GATAGCggtgatattgaaattatatggcGTTTGTGTAGAGCAATGTATAAATTGTCTAAGACTGTGAGTGAAGTAGacggaaagaaattaattttcgaagCTTATGATTTAATACTTAAAGCACTTGAAATAAAAGAGGATAATTGGGCTGCGCACAAATGGGCATCGATTCTTCTTAATTCTAAGACCTTTTACGAAGGAGTGAAAGCACAAATAAAagagtcatataatattaagaaacatatgctg AGAGCAATGGAACTAAATCCAAAAGAACCAACACTTATGTACATGCTTGGTACTTGGTGCTATCAAGTTGCTGATTTAACGTggtatcaaagaaaaattgcatCTGTAATATTTGGAGAACCACCATCTTCATCTTTTGAGGAagctctaaaatattttgaaaccgCAGAGGAAATTGATCCCAATTTCTATagtcaaaatttattaatgttggGCAAAACCTACTTAAAGTTAAATCAAAAAGAGCTagctatgaaatatttaaaaatggctCTTGAATATCCTGCAAAGAACGAAGATGATCGAGATGCTAAACAGGAAGCAC